TCTTCATCTGAATCTCTTTCCCTTTCCATCCCtgcctcttcctccatctcttgcAACTGCGTCTCTTCTGCGTTCCCCGTTGCTGCCATGTTGGAACTATGTCTGCCTGGTAACAGTAGTGAGAGCTGTCCAAGGTAGAGCCTGGCTGGCAAACCCACCCTCTGATTCTATGCTAAATTCGAAACGTCACGTAATCTGTTACCTACATGgaaacaacacaaccaaataaCTATTTATTAATATTACTTGGACAATAACAGCTATAACCACTATACATTGCATTTGCTAAGATTCCTCCTGAAAAGAGCGGGTACCGAATCTCCCTGCAATTAAAAAGAGGGACTCCAGTACGGCAATTTTAATGGCCGACGTCCCTGTGCACGCTGTGCAATGATGAGAAGCACAGAAGCAGCCTATTGTACTGTTATGCAGTTCTGTTTTGCAGTTCATCGTCCATATCATGAGTAAAACGCAAAGTGTGAGATCTAGATCTATGTGTTCCTATATGATCACAGAAATAAATGATTCCTGTGTATATGCTAATGCGGCAATATGCTACGTTACACTCTATATTATTGTGCAGATGAGACTTAATAGAAATGTTGCAACTAATTACAATTTGTTATTTGAATGCACAAAATAACTTGTTGTTTGGCGCCACAGCACGGCATACTGCCAAAAAAAGATTATACAGCAGACAACCGCCTTTTCTTCTCGAGCATAAAAAATTCGAAACTGTCGTGTGTTTGCGTGACGTCATCCATGACGCTAACTTCTTCTTCTTCGGTATTATGACGGTCCGTAAACAAATATTTTAGGTGCATGCTGCCACATACTGTATTGGCTGTGTATCAGCCTACAATTCTGTAGTATGAATTAATGACACTTtgtgaaaacgtgtcagtttgtgaatttcacgaggttggagtaataactacttaagacattgaaTATAGGTTGTGACTTTAGATttcaagaaaattaacaactaaggaagaatgtttcacttctctcattgacttctttaacccctaaccccggcctggtctgcttcgcaagcgttcccggaagtctcgcgataTTGCGCCtatgggtttagaaactctgtgatcTGATCCTACTCCAGGCCAGCAGCCTGGTAGGACGGGACACGTTGAGCCtatgggtttagaaactctgtggccAGCAGCCTGGGCGGACGGGAAACTATAGTTCAAAACATCTTGTAACTCTTATGCAGTAAAACCTTGTACACCCAactacttctctgcagctgccttAAACAACATATAtcctctgtgatttacgttccattcctgcgttacaattgacaaccatggcCATGAACGCCAAAAAATACAACCTTACTGAATGAAGCACATGTTATTCCTGTCACTCAATTCAATGGGATTTATtggtatgggaaacatatgtttacattgccaaagcaagtgaaaggctggtcatggctcacatcaacaccattatcccagaaaccctagacccactccaacttgcataccgccccaacagatccacagatgatgcaatctctattgcactccacactgccctttccaatctggacaagaggaacacctacgtgagaatgttattcattgactacagctcagcgttcaacaccatagtgccctcaaagctcatcacaaagctaaggatcctgggactaaacatctccctctgcaactgatcctggcttcctgacgggccgcccccaggtggtaagggtaggtaacaacacatctgccacgctgatcctcaacacagggcccctcaggggtgcgtgctcagtcccctcctgtactccctgttcaaccatgactgcatggccaggcacgactccaacaccatcattaagtttgccaacgacacaacagtggtaggcctgatcaccgacaacgatgagacagcctatagggaggaggtcagagacctggtcatgtggtgccaggataacaacctctccctcaacgtgatcaagacaaaggagatgattgtggactacaggaggaaaaaaaagaggactgagcacgcccccattctcatcgacggggctgtagtggaacaggttgagagcttcaagttccttggtgtccacatcaccaacagactatcatggtccaaacacaccaagacagtcgtgaagagggcacgacaaaacctattccccctcaggagactgaaaagatttggcatgggtcctcagatcctcaaaaagttatacagctgcaccatcgagagcatcctgactggttgcatcaccgcctggtatggcaactgctcggcctctgaccgcaaggcactacagagggtagtgcgtacggcccagtacatcactggggccaagcttcctgccatacaggacctctataccaggcggtgtcagaggaaggccctaaaaattgtcaaagactcaagccaccctagtcatagagtgttctctctgctaccgcacggcaagcggtatcggagcgccaagtctaggtccaaaaggcttctcaacagcttctatccccaagccataagactcctgaacagctaatcatggctacccagactatttgcactgccccccaccccaccctatccccctcttttacgctgctgctactctgtttactatttatgcatagtcactttaactctaacatgtactagccggtgcccccacacattgactctgtaacggtacccccctgtatatagcctccatactgttattttattttactgctgctctttagctatttgcttttattttctatttttctttaacacttttttattttacttttttatttttaaaaaactgcattgttggttaagggcttgtaagtaagcatttcactgtaatgtctacacctgctgtattcggcgcatgtggcaaatacattttgatttgaaatagataataaactctCTATTGGCCTGTCGTTTCCAAcgggaacaaatgagtcatagtgggcagaacaatcaaggaggtgggcagagccaagcacgagctgaCAAATTCCTGTTGGCACCTTCTAGCGtacatctgcatatttccgttatggaacgcctcctctgtgaagtgcGCAATAACGCcattcgcctttgcactccttctaaacaacgcactCCCcggctggtggccggggtaggggtaggggtagccaggtggaaagcatggccagccgtagcaaaatgcttgttgaaattctcgattattgtagatttatcggtggtgatagtgtttcctagcctcagtgcagtgggcagttgggaggaggtgctcttattctccatggactttatagtgtcccaaaactttttggagttagtgctacaggatgcaaatttctgtttgaaaaagctagccttagCTTTcttaactgcttgtgtatattggttcctcacttccctgaaaagttgcatttcgcgggggctattcaatgctaatgcagtacaccacaggatgtttttgtgctggtcaagggcagtcaagtctgaggagaaccaggggctatatctgttcttagttctgaattttttgaatggggcatacttatttaagattgagaggaaagcacttttaaagaacaaccaggcatcctctactgacggaatgagatcgatatccatcaaGGATACctaggccaggtcaattaggaaagcctgctcgctaaagtgttttagggagcgtttgacagtgatgaggggtggtcgtttgaccgcagacccgttacggacgcaggcaataaggcagtgattgctgagatcctggtggaagacagcagaggtgtatttagagggtaaattagtctggatgatatctatgagggtgcccatgtttacggatttagggttgtacctggttggttccttgataatttgtgtgagattgagggcatctagtttggattgtaggatggccggggtgttaagcatatcccagtttaggtcaccaagcagtacgaactctgaggatagatgggggcaatcaattcacatatggtgtccagggcacagctgggggctgaggggggtctgtaagcaagcggcaacagtgagatacttatttctggaaaggtggatttttagaagtaggagttcaaactgtttgggcacagacctggatctctacagtagattgcaactccaccccctttggcagttctatctagacggaaaatgttgtagttggggatggacatttctgaatttttggtggccttcctaagccaggattcagacactgctagaacatcagggttggcggagtgtgctaacgcagtgaataactcaaacttaggaaggaggcttctgatgttaacgtgcagaaaaccaaggcttttacggttacagaagtcaacaaatgataactcctggggaatatgagtgatactgggggctgcagggcctgggttagcctctacatcattATTGacccggtctcggcgtgtatggggggtggaacaaaggagctatttgaggcagtttgagaatgacttggggttctatattgaaattatataataagaactaactggaacagcaataggcaaggcatattgacatgggagagaggcataaagcaatcacaggtgttattagagagagctaagacaacaactggtaatggtgatgaaagtttgggctgaggctaaacagataaacaggacagggtaccatgtaaaggaacagtccagcaggcatcagctgtgcagctgagtgatcataaggtccagtgaacagcaatatgtgagtccgagagcagttcgaattggtgctaaagcacagcgagcaggaagcacggctgttgtttgcgtgtgctagcgggccggggctagcagatggatcttcgtggtcgtcgcaactggaagcctgttgaaaccacagacgattacgtcggcggggctctgtgtcgactctaggaggtcgtGCGTTCCTTTTTCTCAGAAGACGTCGTTGACACCGGAAATTAAAACGTAATGCCCTTATCACAAAAGGGTAATGTTCTTTACTAGCTATATTTCACTATATTTTAACTAATACATTTATCTCAGGTCTAGTTTACCCGATATTTACTCTAAATGCAGTGTGAATGCtaaagctaacattagctggttAGCAACAGTAGCTAGGGCACAGTTGTTATTTTTGTAGCTAAAGTTGtccagtagctagctaactaacaagaAGTTGCTTAATCttttaaacattttacattttttgtcattttagcagacgctcttatcaatttttttttttcatactggccccccatgggaaacgaacccacaaccctggcgttgcaaacgccatgctctaccaactgagctacatccctgccggccattccctcccctaccctggacgacgctggtctcctggtcgcggccggctacgacagagcctggattcgaaccaggatctctagtggcacagctagcactgcgatgcagtgccttagactactgcgccactcgggagctgcTATGTATTTGATCCTGATGCCATACTGTTACGAATAGCTTTTGTCCCCATATGTATGCTTTGTTTCCATGACTTGAATGTCATTTTCTTGGGTCTTTTCTGTGCCATTCTCAGGTAGTGGACCACTATGAGAACCCGAGAAATGTGGGTTCCTTAGAcaagaatgccaagaatgtgggGACTGGCTTGGTGGGTGCGCCTGCATGTGGGGACGTTATGAAACTCCAGGTATGTCAGTTCAGAATCTTGTTTATGTGCAGTGGATTGTTTTGGAATCCTTTGGAATTATTAGTTTTTCTTGTCTGGGGTTTGATTCTAAGTTCATCATAAGTAAATCGTAAGTAAGTAGTGGTCTTTTCAGTAATGTGCAACTGTTAAATATTTGTTTGTCTGCAGATCGAAGTGGACGAAAAGGGAAAGATAGTGGATGCTAGATTCAAGACCTTTGGCTGTGGCTCAGCCATTGCTTCCAGTTCTCTAGTAACAGAGTGGGTAAAGGGCAAATCCGTAAGTTGGTCAGCCCAAATTTAACAGGCACTGTGAATGTACAGTACTCTCTCTGCATCATTCTGTATGTGTGTTGGTAGGATTGGGGTTTCGGTTTATTCTCCTATGTGTTTCCGCTTGCAGATTGACGAAGCTCTGAAGATCAAGAACACTGATATTACCATAGAACTCAGCCTTCCACCAGTCAAGCTCCATTGCTCTAGTAAGTTAGTAAAACATACCGGTACTACAATAGGGATAGGGTCtagtacctacagtgccttgcttcagaaagtattcatattccttgacttattccacattttgttttgttacagcctgaattcaaaatgtatgaaatcgtttttctctctcaccatctacacacaataccccataatgacaaagtttaaacatgtttttagacatttttgcaaatgtattgaaaatgaaatactgaaatatctgctacttatataaatatataaaatcCTTATCTAAACCCCAATTCGTAATGAAGACATTCCAAGTAAATGACAGAAACAAAAAAATGATATTTTCATTGTTTATTGAACAAAAGTGGTTTATTTAACAGAAACTCAGATTTGATGTGTGCAGAAATATGTGAACCCCTTCAGTCAATAGCTTGTGGCACCTCCATTAGCAGCGATAACTTGGACTAAACGTCTCCTATAGCCAGTAATCAGTCTCTGACATCTGTTTACAGAACTCAGCCAATTGAGTGAGGTTTGAGGGGTGTCTGGCATGAACTGCCCGCTTCAGGTCCTGCCACAGCATCTCGATTGGatttaggtcaggactttgacaaTCCAAAACACAAATCTTCTTTCTTCTGAGCCATTCTTTGATAGATTTGCTTGAGTactttgggtcgttgtcttgttggaagtcCCATTTTCGGCCCAGCTTTAGCTCCTTGACTGATAGCCTGACATTCTGTTCAAGAATCAAAGTTAAGACGGGCAGTTTTGTTCTTTTTTgacagcagaggcttcttcctagCAACCCTCCCATGAATGGCATTTCGATTCAGTGTTCTTCTTATTGTTGAAGCATGCACAGGTACCTGAGATGCAGCAAGGGAGGTCTGCAAATCTCTAGATGTTATGTTTGGGTTGGCTTTTACCTGAGTTATTATTGTTCTTGTGGCTCTTGGGGATattttgaaagggtgtccacttCTAGGCCGAGTTGCTGTCATGTTAAATGCTCTCCATTTGTAAATGATTTGCCTCACAGTGGACTGATGGAGCTCAAATCTTTTTCAGATGATTTTATAGCCTTCCCCAGACTGATGTGCTCTCACTACCCTCGTCCTGATGTCCTCTGAGATCTCCTTTCCTCTCGGTATGGTGTGCTTTGCATTTACCTGGATAGGTAACACCAAACTGACCAGGTTTCTTATCTCTAGTTATCAGAGTCCCGCCCAAACTCTTTCCTAACGATCTCTCCTTTGATTGTTTTATTTGGTAGCTAATTATTtacccacctgattctacttatctACTTGATTTAACCAACGCAACCTGGGGTTCACATATTTTTGCACCTGCACTAATTCCTTTTTAATTTTGTTTTTCTACTACACGCATGATTTCCTCTACACCAACATATGGTATGGGTAAATATAAACCTGTTATGTCAGATCAAAAAGACTGGTTCTGATTAAATTAAGATTTCATGGTAAAAACTGAACAAATCTGTAATTGCACAAGGGGTGCACATACTTTCAAGCAACACtgtataagtattcacacctctgagtcaatacatgttagaatcacctttggcagcgattacagctgtgagtcttcctgggtaagtctgtaagagcattgcacacctggattgtacaatatttgtacattctttttaaaattcttcaagatctgtcaagttggttgttgatcattgctagagagccattttcaagtcttgccatagattttcaagctaaTTTTAAGTCAACTATAACTATGCCAatcaggaatattcaatgtcatcttggtaagcaacttcagtgtatatttggccttgtgttttaggttattgtcctgctgaaaggtgaatttgactCCGAATGTCTattggaaagcaaactgaaccaggctttcctctaggattttgcctgtgtttagctctattccgtttctttttatccttgatgacaagcataccaataacatgatggagccaccaccatgcttgaaattaTGAAGATTGGTACTCAGATGTGTTGTATTTGCcctaaacataacgctttgtattcagcacataaagttaatttctttgccacattttttgcacttttactttagtgcctcatgatgcatgttttggaatatttgttattctgtacaggcttccttcgtttcactctgtaatttaggttagtattgttgtcatgagccctctcactccactgggttaccaccttaagttgtttccactctgctcaccactctctctctactcagcctaactagctccacctgtccctgctctgctcggctctaattactctgccagctgcgctgcattacccactaacctctcccagtatttatagccctgtctttcagctctcctttgtcagatcgtctgcaaagctcacaccccgaacctgtgtgctcgcgctttctggttcacccctgttttgtgaccccggacctgcctgattcctggatactcttctgccccaggagaaccagacctgctttctgccattacgactcctgactactcttcgacccggtaactctgactggccttctgccttgctacaacgtatttggatttcccttgaactgtacttctgcctgttttcatctgccccgttgtgtctgtgtttcctccccccaggacttctggaccaccaaccaccggcgtcatcggacgcatcgctgccactggggggaggcacagacccagcacatcggacgggataacccctggagccttcactcactccctacatccctttccccttaagtttaaataaactttctggtgtgacgcattaagtgtggtcctcttgtcgtctgtctgaaccgtggcagtacgatctgaccatcatggactcagcacacttcccccgacaaggaaaccgaagaacctgagcaacccaccgccatgctacgcctggaacacactgagagagagctaggccgcatgaggcgggacatcacctctctgcttcaggtgccaccaacagcatcagcagttccagcagcaccagcagcagtcccagcagcagcaacaacaactcgccatgatcattcggctcctcaccaacctgaccccagccagtctgccccacagccctgcccccgagttacctgccccggtcattgcagccgctgctcgaacccaagattggaaaccccgaccggttcaacggcgattcaacgcaggtccggccattcctgactagctgccgacttcagttctccttgcagccaaggaccttcgccacggaggggctaaagttgggtatgccatcactcacctgacgggccgaggcTCGACTGGGGAACAgcgagttcgaacgtcaaaccccgcatgtgcaaccttcgaccggtttgctgaggagatgctgaaggtgtttgacctggattcaccgcagaggcgtctcgtgaactgttcagtgatcgcaaggcagacgtacagtcgcagaccattccatcgacttcgaaACCCTGGCTAGACgcagttcttggaacacaccatcgttggtggacgcgttcttccatagtttggctgactatatcagaggacgagttggtctcccaggaactgccttccactcttgatgaagccatcgcactgactgtcaggatcgacagaaggatacagacccgtcgtcgtgagagggggcgccaaggtccaccta
The DNA window shown above is from Coregonus clupeaformis isolate EN_2021a chromosome 18, ASM2061545v1, whole genome shotgun sequence and carries:
- the LOC121566909 gene encoding iron-sulfur cluster assembly enzyme ISCU, mitochondrial-like, translated to MKLQIEVDEKGKIVDARFKTFGCGSAIASSSLVTEWVKGKSIDEALKIKNTDITIELSLPPVKLHCSMLAEDAIKGSLGRLQGQIEGKLSN